In Bacteroidota bacterium, a single window of DNA contains:
- the mvaD gene encoding diphosphomevalonate decarboxylase, translating into MEVIKSIHKSPSNIAIVKYWGKKGFQLPANPSISFTLDDIFTQTEIILKDKNTREDFEIVFFFEGKPKPTFLPKIIKFFKSISQNFSWLKKYCIEIHSHNNFPYGTGIASSASSMSALALCIMDLDQKISGVNLSKNDFLQKASFYSRIGSGSACRSIYGGFTEWGKHAEILNSSDEYAIPLQDIHRDFLQIKDTVLLIENAEKSVSSSKGHEMLNQHWYASKRYEQGFEQTLNLYKALQNGDIHTFGQIAEQEALTLHAMMLTSKNGYFLIQPNTLNVLQAIREFRIQSGLPIYFTMDAGANVHLLYFEKNVTEIRDFIEKKILQYCANNACIHAGILV; encoded by the coding sequence ATGGAAGTAATAAAGAGTATTCACAAAAGTCCGTCCAATATTGCAATCGTTAAATATTGGGGTAAGAAGGGATTTCAACTACCTGCTAATCCTTCTATCAGTTTTACCCTTGATGACATTTTCACTCAAACTGAAATTATTCTTAAAGACAAAAATACTCGTGAAGATTTTGAGATAGTATTTTTCTTTGAAGGCAAACCCAAACCTACATTTTTGCCAAAGATTATCAAGTTCTTTAAGTCTATAAGCCAAAATTTTTCTTGGTTAAAAAAATATTGCATTGAGATTCATTCTCACAACAATTTTCCTTATGGGACGGGCATTGCATCGAGTGCATCATCTATGAGTGCATTGGCGTTGTGCATCATGGATTTAGACCAAAAAATTTCAGGTGTTAACTTATCGAAAAATGATTTTTTGCAAAAAGCATCTTTTTATAGTAGAATAGGTTCCGGGAGTGCGTGCAGGTCAATTTATGGGGGATTTACAGAATGGGGCAAACACGCTGAAATTCTTAACAGTAGCGATGAATACGCTATCCCCTTACAAGACATTCATAGAGATTTCTTGCAAATAAAAGACACCGTCTTACTGATAGAAAATGCCGAGAAAAGCGTATCCAGCAGCAAAGGGCACGAAATGCTTAATCAACATTGGTATGCAAGTAAACGATATGAACAAGGATTTGAACAAACATTAAACCTATATAAAGCCTTGCAGAATGGCGACATTCATACATTTGGACAAATCGCAGAACAAGAGGCTTTAACCCTTCATGCCATGATGCTTACTTCAAAAAATGGATATTTTTTGATTCAACCCAATACTTTAAATGTGCTTCAAGCCATTCGAGAGTTCAGAATACAAAGTGGCTTACCTATATATTTCACAATGGATGCAGGTGCCAATGTGCATTTATTATATTTTGAAAAAAATGTTACGGAGATTAGGGATTTTATTGAAAAGAAAATACTGCAATATTGCGCTAACAATGCTTGTATTCATGCCGGCATCTTGGTTTAA
- a CDS encoding GYDIA family GHMP kinase has product MEKLWSPGKLMITGEYLVIKGAKALAVPTVLGQQLQFSHDRRRRSKMINWVSMTSGDVIWYSNQFDIEHDFEAAEQKGSGRTEFIQSLLKAIHNAKPDFFKEHGVYTFKTFMDFDPGWGLGSSASLIVNLAMLTDLQPFELVFQSTLNQGSGYDIATSLMGKPIIYFIEEDMYHWAEPVELSWKRFAHKCRLIYLNRKQDSNVEITRFKSRWSKDEEHNVIEEISNISEKLISVTDYKEFTQLLNKHELIMSEVLKSKCIKDELFTDFDGVIKSLGAWGGDFILACSNTDTDYTDNYFIEKGYQTIMDFSKMIDYEWK; this is encoded by the coding sequence TTGGAAAAATTATGGAGTCCGGGCAAGTTGATGATTACAGGAGAATATCTTGTAATCAAAGGTGCAAAAGCCTTAGCAGTACCAACGGTTTTAGGGCAACAACTACAATTCTCTCATGACAGAAGGCGAAGATCCAAAATGATCAACTGGGTTTCAATGACCTCGGGCGATGTAATCTGGTATTCCAATCAATTCGATATTGAACACGATTTTGAAGCAGCTGAACAAAAAGGCAGCGGCAGAACCGAATTTATCCAAAGTCTATTGAAAGCCATCCACAATGCCAAACCTGATTTTTTTAAAGAGCATGGTGTTTATACTTTTAAAACTTTTATGGACTTTGATCCCGGTTGGGGACTTGGCAGTAGTGCTTCACTGATTGTCAACCTGGCGATGCTTACCGACCTGCAACCCTTTGAATTGGTTTTTCAGTCCACACTCAATCAAGGCAGCGGTTATGATATTGCAACCAGTTTAATGGGCAAACCCATTATCTATTTTATTGAAGAAGATATGTACCATTGGGCAGAACCGGTGGAATTGTCTTGGAAAAGATTTGCTCATAAATGCAGGTTAATTTACCTCAATCGCAAACAAGATAGCAATGTAGAGATTACACGATTCAAAAGTCGTTGGAGCAAAGATGAGGAGCATAATGTTATAGAGGAAATAAGCAATATAAGCGAGAAACTCATTTCTGTAACAGACTATAAAGAATTTACGCAATTACTCAATAAACATGAGCTCATTATGTCTGAAGTTTTGAAAAGCAAATGCATAAAAGACGAACTTTTCACAGACTTTGATGGAGTTATTAAGTCTCTTGGCGCATGGGGCGGAGACTTTATTTTGGCTTGTTCTAACACAGATACCGATTATACCGACAACTACTTTATTGAAAAAGGATATCAGACTATTATGGACTTTAGCAAAATGATTGATTACGAATGGAAGTAA
- the murF gene encoding UDP-N-acetylmuramoyl-tripeptide--D-alanyl-D-alanine ligase, with protein sequence MDLLYSYYLDSHFQVYTDTRKPIEGALFFALKGPGFNGNKFLRQALEQGASWVVGDEHPDFESDKVILVEDVLTTLQNLALYHRHQCKAKVLGIGGSNGKTTTKELLKKVLETQYKMHATPGNFNNHIGVPLTLLSMPVDTEIVLVELGTNQKGDIEQLCNICHPDCGLITNIGKEHLEGFGSIEAVAHEESYLYQYLVRHDGTAFVNHDDTWLASMSKRLKNKVEYSITDLTHEQLAPEIIAKSKTDISFKSHLAGLHNLVNMAAARAVGLYFGINELKIAEAIASYKPGNMRSEWRKTDKNLIFLDAYNANPSSMEVAIHTLQSVKADKKIAILGDMFELGDFAPSEHQSIFEMAQKAGFDKVITVGKEFCKVNHTADSFENTADLIEYFRNNQVCGNTILVKGSRGMKLEELLPYL encoded by the coding sequence ATGGATTTACTTTATTCATACTACCTAGATTCTCACTTTCAGGTTTATACCGACACTCGTAAACCTATAGAAGGTGCTTTGTTTTTTGCACTGAAAGGACCCGGATTTAATGGAAATAAATTTCTGAGACAAGCATTGGAACAAGGAGCGTCATGGGTTGTCGGAGATGAACATCCCGATTTTGAAAGTGATAAAGTAATATTGGTCGAGGATGTATTGACCACTTTACAAAATCTTGCACTATATCATCGCCATCAATGCAAAGCTAAGGTTTTGGGGATTGGAGGAAGCAATGGCAAAACCACAACCAAAGAACTCTTAAAAAAAGTATTAGAAACACAATATAAAATGCACGCTACCCCCGGAAATTTTAATAACCATATTGGCGTACCTCTTACATTGTTATCAATGCCGGTTGATACTGAAATTGTTTTGGTAGAATTGGGCACAAATCAAAAAGGTGATATTGAACAACTTTGTAATATTTGTCATCCTGATTGTGGACTTATTACAAATATTGGCAAGGAGCATTTGGAAGGTTTTGGAAGTATTGAAGCAGTAGCTCACGAAGAAAGTTACCTCTATCAATACCTTGTCCGGCACGATGGAACAGCATTTGTCAATCATGATGATACTTGGTTGGCGAGCATGTCCAAAAGACTGAAAAATAAGGTAGAGTATTCGATTACTGACTTAACTCATGAACAACTTGCCCCTGAAATTATTGCTAAGAGCAAAACTGACATTTCTTTCAAATCACATCTTGCAGGGCTGCATAACCTTGTAAATATGGCTGCTGCCAGAGCTGTGGGGCTTTATTTTGGTATTAATGAACTCAAAATAGCTGAAGCTATTGCGTCCTACAAACCCGGAAATATGCGCTCAGAATGGCGAAAGACAGATAAAAATTTGATTTTCTTGGATGCGTATAATGCAAATCCAAGCAGTATGGAGGTGGCTATACATACATTGCAATCAGTCAAAGCGGATAAAAAAATCGCCATTTTGGGCGATATGTTTGAATTAGGTGATTTTGCACCCTCTGAGCATCAATCTATATTTGAGATGGCACAAAAGGCGGGATTTGACAAAGTGATTACCGTTGGAAAGGAGTTTTGTAAAGTTAATCATACAGCCGATAGTTTTGAAAACACAGCAGATTTGATTGAATATTTTAGAAATAATCAAGTCTGTGGTAACACTATACTTGTGAAAGGCTCGCGAGGGATGAAATTAGAGGAATTGTTGCCATATCTTTAG
- a CDS encoding glycosyltransferase family 9 protein, whose product MKILVVRFSSIGDIVLTSPVLRCIKEQIKGAELHFATKYQYQSIFEFNPYIDKLHLLADDYSSFARQLKKEKFDFVVDLHHNLRTFRLKSILRTKSASFDKLNFQKWLTVRTCNKKHMPKIHIVDRYLNASKSLGIVNDGKGLEYFCGDTKLPPEIEPHLHQLYHAVAIGGTYFTKRMPVDKLTELLKKSTQLLILLGGKEDFERGQDLALKLQGQGVINLCGRLTINQSALVIKNCLKLITHDTGLMHIGAAFDKPIISIWGNTIPEFGMTPYYSDNSKNASQSVILEVENLYCRPCSKLGFDHCPKGHFRCMNDIDFHHVQL is encoded by the coding sequence ATGAAAATACTCGTAGTCAGATTCAGTTCAATAGGCGACATCGTTTTGACTTCGCCTGTACTACGTTGTATCAAAGAGCAAATCAAAGGTGCGGAACTACATTTTGCTACCAAATATCAATACCAATCTATATTCGAGTTCAACCCATATATTGACAAACTGCATCTGCTTGCAGACGATTACAGTTCATTTGCCCGACAACTAAAAAAAGAAAAATTTGACTTTGTTGTGGACTTGCATCACAATCTGCGAACATTCAGATTAAAATCTATTTTGAGAACAAAATCAGCAAGTTTTGATAAACTTAACTTTCAAAAATGGTTAACAGTTCGCACTTGTAACAAAAAACACATGCCTAAAATTCACATTGTGGACAGGTATCTAAATGCAAGCAAATCCTTGGGAATAGTGAATGACGGCAAAGGTTTGGAATATTTCTGCGGAGATACAAAATTGCCGCCTGAAATTGAACCCCATCTGCATCAACTCTACCATGCTGTAGCTATTGGTGGCACATATTTTACTAAAAGGATGCCGGTTGATAAACTGACTGAGTTACTCAAAAAATCCACTCAATTGCTTATTTTGTTAGGCGGAAAGGAAGATTTTGAAAGAGGGCAAGATTTAGCTCTAAAGCTTCAAGGACAAGGCGTTATCAACTTGTGCGGACGTTTGACAATTAACCAAAGCGCTCTTGTAATTAAAAATTGCCTTAAACTTATTACTCACGACACCGGTTTGATGCATATCGGTGCTGCCTTTGACAAACCCATTATTTCCATCTGGGGCAACACAATTCCTGAATTTGGCATGACACCCTATTACTCCGACAACAGCAAAAACGCAAGTCAAAGCGTTATATTAGAAGTTGAAAATCTGTATTGTCGTCCATGTTCCAAACTAGGATTCGACCATTGTCCAAAAGGGCATTTCAGATGTATGAATGATATTGATTTCCACCATGTCCAACTTTAA
- a CDS encoding TIGR00730 family Rossman fold protein — MESSPKYEQLYLDGPRSRWYELKFTYRVFKEFIRGYRTLHFAGPSVAVFGSARFKPEHPYYKLGEEIGKRLAEMGFAVMTGGGPGIMEAACKGAHEAGGKAIGCNIILPYEQHPNPYANIQVNFKYFFVRKVLMFKYSFGFIILPGGIGTGDEMFEAMTLIQTQKIEGFPIVLMGKEFWEGTIKQLDDFDKAGTAHWDEIPSFKITDDINEALKFINDHAIKKFGLVKKEFTPKPWLFEKAGM; from the coding sequence ATGGAGTCAAGCCCCAAATACGAACAACTATATTTAGATGGTCCGCGCAGCAGATGGTATGAATTAAAATTCACCTATCGTGTTTTTAAAGAGTTTATCCGTGGATATCGCACCTTACACTTTGCCGGTCCCAGTGTTGCAGTATTTGGTTCTGCTCGTTTTAAACCAGAACACCCCTATTACAAATTAGGCGAAGAAATAGGTAAAAGGCTTGCTGAGATGGGTTTTGCAGTCATGACAGGTGGAGGACCCGGCATTATGGAAGCCGCATGCAAAGGGGCTCATGAAGCAGGTGGCAAAGCCATTGGCTGTAATATTATCTTACCCTATGAACAACACCCCAATCCCTACGCCAATATTCAGGTTAATTTTAAATATTTCTTTGTAAGAAAAGTTTTGATGTTCAAATACTCTTTCGGCTTCATTATATTACCAGGTGGTATTGGCACAGGAGATGAAATGTTTGAAGCCATGACACTCATTCAAACTCAGAAAATCGAAGGATTCCCGATTGTATTAATGGGTAAGGAATTCTGGGAGGGCACAATTAAACAATTAGATGATTTTGACAAAGCAGGTACTGCACATTGGGATGAGATACCTTCATTCAAAATTACGGACGACATAAATGAAGCACTGAAATTCATTAACGACCATGCAATCAAGAAATTCGGGCTTGTCAAAAAAGAATTCACTCCTAAACCATGGCTTTTTGAAAAAGCAGGAATGTAA
- a CDS encoding UbiA family prenyltransferase — MDSRNIKYLKVLALMSSVRWYNILLTAVAQYISAGFIFNSFPEGLFIILFDIKLHLIVFCTLLIVAGGFLINDFYDFKHDMIVRPHVTLFQEFISKDFRIRLYAWLNMIALGLALLASLKLFLYFLFLAFALWVYSHKLKKYPLVKEVSSSLLTVSCFFSVGMHYGVVYWDVLAFGVYFTMLLFTRSIIKGQEEVKADIALQRNSIAGILGDDRTRLVINVSILIQLIYSGLLYLKFYPALWLFYIFFSNIILFGVLIGLQKLRQGEFYILNFVFKILIILGTLNLMFF; from the coding sequence ATGGATAGCCGGAACATTAAATACCTTAAGGTTCTTGCGCTGATGTCTTCTGTTCGTTGGTATAATATCTTGCTTACAGCAGTTGCGCAATACATCTCTGCCGGCTTTATTTTCAATTCATTTCCCGAAGGTCTGTTTATTATCCTTTTTGACATCAAATTGCATTTGATTGTTTTTTGCACTTTGTTGATTGTTGCAGGTGGTTTTTTGATTAATGATTTTTATGATTTCAAGCATGATATGATTGTTAGACCACATGTAACACTCTTTCAGGAATTTATTTCAAAAGATTTCCGAATCCGGCTTTATGCATGGCTTAATATGATAGCATTGGGGTTGGCACTGTTGGCATCACTCAAACTTTTTCTGTATTTTTTATTTTTAGCATTTGCACTATGGGTTTATTCACACAAACTCAAAAAATATCCCTTGGTTAAGGAAGTTTCCTCGTCCCTGCTTACTGTTTCTTGCTTTTTCAGTGTAGGAATGCATTATGGAGTTGTATATTGGGATGTATTGGCATTTGGCGTGTATTTTACAATGCTTTTGTTTACCCGCTCTATTATTAAAGGTCAGGAGGAGGTAAAGGCTGATATTGCCCTGCAACGCAACAGTATTGCGGGTATTCTGGGCGATGACAGAACAAGGCTTGTAATTAATGTTTCTATTCTCATACAACTTATTTATTCAGGATTGCTTTATTTAAAATTTTATCCTGCACTTTGGCTTTTCTATATTTTCTTCTCAAACATCATTCTGTTCGGAGTGCTCATAGGTTTGCAAAAACTGAGACAAGGGGAATTTTATATTTTGAATTTTGTATTTAAAATCCTGATTATTTTAGGCACTTTAAATCTAATGTTTTTCTGA
- a CDS encoding UDP-GlcNAc--UDP-phosphate GlcNAc-1-phosphate transferase: MFALLNLNELFAVIIPPIILFLLYIVLAKKFGIYDNPIGRSSHFQKTITGSGIVFSISLAITALLTNIQINNTFWIGLTLLVIVSFIDDLIFIKNSYRFIVQIIVIGLLVSTIPVSDTYNSFAEKLPIWIGATIFGVCIINGFNFMDGINGMLASNTLVILISLTYLNFTLTDAEGHLIQFANPLFIYSFLASVAIFLFFNLRYHAKMFMGDAGSVGIAFLVIYLVFMLISKTGNITYILLFSVLGIDSGLTVIYKLILKENIFVPHRDFLFKKLVHIGKFKHIQVSLSYAMIQALINIIIILFPWGKSIYTQISIVFILIAAQITTYIIVRNRFTKTRIVKMMSHK; this comes from the coding sequence ATGTTTGCACTTCTCAACTTAAATGAGTTATTTGCAGTAATTATCCCCCCGATAATTCTGTTTCTCCTTTATATTGTATTAGCGAAAAAATTCGGCATTTACGACAACCCCATCGGAAGAAGTTCTCATTTCCAAAAAACAATTACAGGAAGTGGTATTGTTTTTTCCATTAGCCTTGCTATTACTGCCTTACTGACAAATATTCAAATCAACAACACGTTTTGGATTGGTTTAACTTTGTTGGTTATTGTAAGCTTTATAGATGATTTAATTTTTATAAAAAATTCATATAGGTTTATTGTTCAAATCATTGTAATAGGATTACTGGTATCTACAATCCCTGTGTCAGACACATACAACAGCTTCGCTGAAAAACTTCCTATATGGATTGGGGCTACTATTTTTGGTGTATGCATCATCAATGGTTTTAATTTCATGGACGGTATCAATGGAATGTTGGCTTCTAATACCTTGGTTATTTTAATCAGCCTGACCTACCTCAACTTTACATTAACAGACGCAGAAGGCCATCTGATACAATTTGCAAATCCTCTATTTATCTATTCATTTTTGGCATCCGTTGCCATATTCCTTTTTTTCAACTTAAGATATCATGCCAAAATGTTTATGGGCGATGCCGGCAGTGTTGGCATAGCATTTTTGGTGATTTATTTAGTATTCATGTTGATTTCCAAGACGGGAAACATAACCTACATACTGCTATTTTCGGTTTTAGGTATTGACTCGGGACTAACTGTTATTTACAAACTAATTTTAAAAGAGAATATTTTTGTTCCACATAGGGATTTTCTGTTTAAAAAATTGGTTCATATAGGCAAATTCAAACACATTCAGGTATCTCTGAGTTATGCAATGATTCAAGCATTGATAAACATCATTATTATATTGTTTCCTTGGGGCAAGAGTATTTATACACAGATCTCGATTGTTTTTATATTAATTGCTGCACAAATTACCACTTATATCATAGTGCGTAACAGATTTACAAAAACGAGAATTGTAAAAATGATGTCTCATAAATAA
- the mnmD gene encoding tRNA (5-methylaminomethyl-2-thiouridine)(34)-methyltransferase MnmD, whose amino-acid sequence MSNFNPEKPILLKTEDGSHTLYLPQLDETYHSNTGALTESIHVYINHGFRCIEQTHTIKILEVGFGTGMNAMLTLIEANKKQQSVAYHTLEPYPIPIELISNINMGFISEQEEMRQILTQLHTQTENTELELTPNFHFTRWRTSIQEFDAPPESFDLIYYDAFAPRKQPEMWDFTVLQKCANLLRKGGIFITYCANGQFKRNMKSLGMTLSNPPGIGPRREITQATKG is encoded by the coding sequence ATGTCCAACTTTAACCCTGAAAAACCAATTTTACTAAAAACCGAAGATGGCAGCCACACGCTCTATCTTCCGCAATTGGACGAAACCTATCACAGCAACACAGGAGCGCTTACAGAAAGTATTCACGTGTATATTAACCACGGGTTTCGTTGCATTGAGCAAACTCATACAATAAAGATATTGGAAGTAGGTTTTGGAACAGGGATGAACGCGATGTTGACATTGATTGAAGCAAATAAAAAACAACAATCGGTGGCATATCACACCTTGGAACCCTACCCCATCCCAATAGAATTAATTTCGAATATTAATATGGGGTTTATTTCGGAACAGGAGGAAATGAGGCAAATCTTAACACAACTTCATACACAAACAGAAAATACAGAATTAGAGCTAACTCCTAATTTTCATTTTACACGTTGGCGTACAAGTATTCAAGAGTTTGACGCTCCACCGGAATCCTTTGACCTGATTTATTATGATGCATTTGCTCCGCGAAAACAACCCGAGATGTGGGATTTTACTGTACTTCAAAAATGTGCAAACTTGTTGCGCAAAGGAGGCATTTTTATCACTTATTGTGCAAACGGGCAGTTTAAACGCAATATGAAATCATTGGGAATGACATTGTCAAATCCACCGGGTATTGGACCCAGAAGAGAAATCACGCAGGCAACAAAAGGTTAA
- a CDS encoding site-specific recombinase: protein MHNVSMYDILVRIAKSKDTNPDYLMLMVQRLRPIDYKNTAYAVDRFNDLIFILEKDEYLLSGLRTYIHRLLKNRKFSSLIADLGIISSGGFRREIFKRFYHKILPIQPAENSMEYLATNIFYHRKDHRWFSALEEKSWRKFFDLLNIKPLSECDNDSFAVNEVLFSIDLLALRISGTAMDYSLLRMLPEYAGFDSPFISLQKDISVMIESFKTGTQPRTEDDINVKQVRILIKQCKDYLTKALGNKDRYGINFFTTIKFVRLQQQLDRLEMLLNYLIDNKEQKDTHIKTVHFLNQIIRLNAKKNNIREFWRTSTNLVAYQITQHTGTTGEHYITENRSEYKKMFYSAAGGGVVVGFLCIFKAQLSNIDTSLFGQAFLYSINYALGFIAIYLFHFTLATKQPAMTAATLAKALKPEHKGSVSYSNFADLFARLFRSQFIAFVGNVFLAFPVAIGLFLIWKYIFGSDFLTVEHSRQMLDDVNFIKSKAIPHAALTGVFLFLSGLISGYYINRNIHDRISLRIRKHPILRKFFPDKSLDKFASIYDKHIGGIAGNFWFGVMLGTTGTIGVFFGLDLGIRHITFAAGNFGLALLGLNFNITIWDILIAVLCIGLIGFFNFIVSFVLSMFVALRSRNLRLFDIKPIFFAIWTRFKQSKRDFFLPPPKKVYAIREESESIIEENRNES, encoded by the coding sequence ATGCACAACGTTTCAATGTATGACATCTTGGTTAGGATTGCCAAAAGCAAGGACACAAATCCTGATTATCTTATGCTGATGGTGCAACGTCTCAGACCAATTGACTATAAAAACACAGCTTATGCCGTAGACAGGTTTAATGATTTGATTTTCATTCTCGAGAAGGACGAATATCTCCTATCAGGATTGCGAACTTATATTCACAGGTTATTAAAAAACAGAAAATTCAGTTCTCTGATTGCGGATTTAGGGATAATCTCATCTGGCGGTTTTAGAAGGGAAATATTCAAAAGATTTTATCATAAGATTTTGCCTATACAACCGGCTGAAAACAGCATGGAGTATTTGGCTACCAATATCTTTTATCACCGCAAAGACCACCGTTGGTTTTCAGCATTGGAAGAAAAAAGTTGGCGTAAATTTTTTGATTTACTCAATATCAAACCATTGTCTGAGTGTGATAATGACAGTTTTGCCGTCAATGAAGTTTTGTTTTCGATTGATCTACTTGCTTTGCGAATATCAGGAACAGCTATGGACTACTCATTGCTGCGAATGCTCCCTGAGTATGCCGGGTTTGACAGTCCTTTTATCAGCCTGCAAAAAGACATTTCGGTTATGATTGAATCCTTTAAGACCGGCACGCAACCAAGAACTGAAGACGACATAAATGTCAAACAAGTCCGAATCTTAATCAAACAATGTAAAGATTATTTGACAAAAGCTTTGGGAAATAAAGACCGTTATGGAATAAATTTTTTTACTACTATTAAGTTTGTACGGCTTCAGCAACAACTTGACAGACTTGAGATGTTGCTCAACTATTTAATAGACAACAAAGAGCAAAAAGATACACATATTAAGACAGTCCATTTTCTCAATCAAATCATTCGCCTGAATGCTAAGAAGAACAACATCAGAGAGTTTTGGCGCACTTCTACCAACCTTGTTGCATATCAAATTACACAACACACAGGCACTACAGGAGAGCATTATATCACCGAAAACCGAAGTGAATACAAGAAGATGTTTTATTCTGCTGCCGGAGGAGGTGTAGTGGTTGGATTTCTTTGTATTTTCAAAGCACAGTTGTCAAATATTGACACGAGTCTTTTCGGGCAAGCATTTTTGTACAGTATAAATTATGCCTTAGGATTTATTGCCATTTATCTCTTTCATTTCACACTTGCCACCAAACAACCTGCGATGACGGCTGCAACCCTTGCCAAAGCACTCAAACCGGAACATAAAGGCTCGGTGAGTTACTCAAACTTTGCTGATTTATTTGCTCGTTTATTTCGCTCACAATTCATTGCATTTGTGGGTAATGTGTTTCTTGCTTTTCCTGTTGCTATTGGACTATTTTTAATTTGGAAATACATTTTTGGTTCAGATTTTCTTACTGTTGAACACAGCCGACAGATGCTGGATGATGTTAATTTTATTAAATCCAAGGCAATACCACATGCCGCATTAACAGGAGTTTTCCTCTTCTTGAGTGGTCTGATTTCCGGCTATTATATCAATCGAAATATTCATGACAGAATCTCTCTGAGAATCAGGAAGCACCCTATTTTGCGAAAATTTTTCCCCGATAAGTCGCTTGACAAATTTGCATCAATTTATGACAAACATATAGGTGGAATTGCCGGCAATTTCTGGTTTGGAGTGATGCTTGGCACAACGGGTACTATTGGAGTGTTTTTTGGATTGGATTTGGGAATTCGACATATCACATTTGCTGCCGGCAACTTTGGATTGGCATTGTTAGGGCTTAACTTTAACATTACTATTTGGGATATATTGATTGCGGTTTTATGTATAGGTTTGATTGGCTTTTTCAACTTTATTGTAAGTTTTGTCTTATCTATGTTTGTGGCTTTGCGTTCGCGCAACTTGAGGCTTTTTGACATTAAACCCATCTTTTTTGCAATATGGACAAGATTCAAACAGAGCAAACGTGATTTTTTTCTTCCTCCACCCAAAAAAGTCTATGCTATCAGGGAAGAATCTGAATCTATTATTGAAGAGAACAGAAATGAGTCTTGA
- a CDS encoding mevalonate kinase translates to MGKRQKALFTAKILLFGEYGIIENSMGLSIPFNHFVGMLKTKEDGLSADSSRSNRHLKKFVTYLKSLHASNELLFDLNITDLETDVNEGMYFDSSIPSGFGIGSSGALCASIYDKYAQNKIPATELHNQSILNLKAGLAQMESFFHGKSSGLDPLICYLNLPVLVRSGQDISPIGLPEPNEAGEGAIFLINSGTPGQTQSMVTLFLKKCQTEGFRNLIKTEFKKYNDLCIEAFLRKDFKPLFSSLKELSSLVFEHFQPMIPEVFKKLWKQGIDTNAYYLKLCGSGGGGYILGFTKDYKNAEKYLKDFSPHIIYKF, encoded by the coding sequence TTGGGAAAGCGTCAAAAAGCGTTGTTTACAGCCAAGATTCTTCTTTTTGGAGAATACGGAATAATTGAAAACTCAATGGGTTTATCCATCCCTTTCAATCATTTTGTTGGGATGCTCAAAACCAAAGAAGATGGACTAAGTGCTGATTCAAGCAGATCCAACCGACATCTTAAGAAGTTTGTAACTTACCTCAAAAGTCTTCATGCATCTAATGAATTACTATTTGATTTAAACATTACAGATCTTGAGACTGATGTAAATGAAGGAATGTATTTTGACTCCAGCATTCCAAGTGGCTTTGGTATTGGCAGTTCAGGAGCATTGTGTGCTTCGATATATGACAAGTATGCTCAGAACAAGATTCCGGCTACTGAGCTACACAATCAATCTATATTAAACCTTAAGGCGGGTTTGGCTCAAATGGAAAGTTTTTTTCATGGCAAGAGTTCCGGTTTAGACCCATTGATTTGTTATTTGAATCTTCCAGTTCTTGTAAGATCGGGTCAGGACATCAGCCCGATTGGCTTACCTGAGCCAAATGAAGCGGGTGAAGGAGCCATTTTTCTTATCAATTCCGGCACACCCGGACAAACCCAAAGTATGGTTACTCTTTTTCTAAAGAAATGTCAAACAGAAGGGTTTCGTAATTTGATTAAAACCGAATTCAAAAAATACAATGATTTGTGTATAGAGGCATTCTTACGCAAGGATTTCAAGCCTTTATTCAGCTCACTCAAAGAACTGTCAAGTCTTGTTTTCGAACATTTTCAACCCATGATTCCCGAAGTATTCAAAAAACTCTGGAAGCAAGGGATAGACACCAACGCTTATTATCTCAAACTCTGCGGCAGTGGCGGTGGCGGCTATATCTTAGGCTTTACAAAAGATTATAAGAATGCGGAGAAATATCTCAAAGATTTTAGTCCTCATATCATCTATAAATTTTAA